The following are from one region of the Takifugu rubripes chromosome 16, fTakRub1.2, whole genome shotgun sequence genome:
- the tcf21 gene encoding transcription factor 21 has product MSTGSLSDVDDELLDGILKFGSSGKDSNESTEESSNCEGANDAPGKKRKTASRKTAAKGVAQQEGKHVQRNAANARERARMRVLSKAFSRLKTTLPWVPPDTKLSKLDTLRLASSYIAHLRQILANDKYENGFIHPVNLTWPFMVAGKPENDLKEMLNTTRLCGTTAS; this is encoded by the exons ATGTCCACCGGCTCCCTCAGCGACGTGGACGACGAGCTCCTGGACGGCATCCTGAAGTTCGGCTCCTCCGGCAAAGACTCCAACGAGAGCACGGAGGAGAGCTCCAACTGCGAGGGCGCCAACGACGCGCCGGGAAAGAAGCGCAAGACTGCGTCGCGGAAAACTGCCGCGAAGGGCGTGGCGCAGCAGGAGGGCAAACACGTGCAAAGGAACGCGGCCAACGCCCGGGAGAGAGCCAGGATGCGCGTCCTGTCCAAAGCCTTCTCCCGCCTCAAGACCACTCTGCCCTGGGTACCACCGGACACCAAGCTCTCCAAACTGGACACGCTGCGCCTGGCGTCCAGCTACATCGCGCACCTCCGGCAGATCCTGGCCAACGACAAGTACGAGAACGGATTTATCCACCCGGTGAACCTG ACGTGGCCGTTCATGGTTGCGGGCAAACCAGAGAACGATCTGAAAGAGATGCTGAACACAACGAGGCTGTGCGGAACCACGGCGTCCTGA